TGTGGTAGTGGGTTCGATTCCTACAAACAGTGCCAATATATTGATGTCCAAATTTGGTTTCAACTCATATATACATGAGTGGAATGATTTGAActttatatttgtattgtttAGTGTTAACCTTATTAGAGAGATGGTACAAGGCAGGCCTAATTGGATTAATTCAATGACAACCCAACCTATCTTTAATGTTAAGCCCAATTTCCCTGGCCCAAATGAAGTTAGGTTTTAAACGCTAACGTGCAGGGGTTGTTGAGGAAGATATCTGGTCAAtttctgaccaaaaaaagatatCTGGTCAATACCTCAAACCTCGCACGCGTTTCCGTATAGATTTTTCTCCGTCAATCGCAGATCCCCACGTCgtacaaaaatataaaaaaacccccaAACGCGCGCTTTATTGATTTCCgcacatttttttaaattctaaagACCGAAACACTGTGGGTCCACAATCTGATCCATTTCAGAAATGAACATCGGAAAGACACTTTTACCCTTGCTTATACATCCCCCTTTGGGCCCCTTTTCGCAATAGACCATCACGTGCAGGGCTATTAATGTAGTTAACAGCCACACAACCTCCATTTTTATATTTCCATCCAACTGACTTTCACCTTTTCCGTGCTTATAAAACCTCCGCCTTCAGCACGCCTTCCTCATCTGCAAATTGCTTCAGacgcactctctctctctcgcattCATTCAAACTTTTGGCTCAGATCAACTGTAAGTAACGTTCTCTTCTGTTTCCATTTACgttcaaatttgaaatctctgtataattttgttataataattcttctgtatatatataaactcaatcttttctctgtttttctaatttttccgAGATTAACAGAGCCTGAATATTAGAACAAAgttgcttttttttataaagaaaaaggaaaaaaaattaggtgATTAATTGATCAGTGTAATATACATAGAATGAGTAGTAGCAATTGTATTGGAATCTATACCATGAGGCCATGCTGTAGAATTCTCATGGGCTATGGCTCCAGAAGTTCTTCAGTTTTCGGTTCACCGCAGCCAAAATTGAACGATATAGTCACTCATAATTTGTCGAAATTACAATCGAGACGTCAAAAACGTAGCTGTAATTCTCAGATTGTGGGGTACATAGGTGTAATTGATCCGAATCGGAGGGTTTTTAGTGTTTCCGATTCGAATTGGGGTCAGACTAGGGTTTGCAAGACGACTAGTCGTGTTGGTAATACTAGTAGTAGTAGAaggggtattttagtcatccCAAATGTAGCGTCCGATATTAGGAACCATTCGACCTCGGTGGAAACTCAGGTTAATGGGAAGACCTCCTTCGAAAGTATTTATATTCAAGGTGGGTTGAATGTGAAACCTTTGGTGATAGAGAAGATTGAGACAGATCATGGTGATGTAGTTAGAGAAGAAGAGTCTAGGGTAGAGGTTAATGGCTCAAATGTAAATGTGAATATAGGTAATTCCAAGGGTTTGAATGACACCAAGGATGAGAGAGAGCTGTCTGATATTGAAAAGGAAGCCTGGAGCTTGCTTCGGGATTCAGTTGTTAGTTATTGTGGGAATCCAGTGGGAACTCTTGCTGCTACTGATCCGGCTGACAAGACACCGCTCAATTACGATCAGGTCTTCATTCGAGACTTTGTCCCATCGGCACTCGCTTTCTTGCTCAATGGAGAAGCTGATATTGTCAAGAATTTTCTGCTTCACACTTTGCAGTTACAGGTAATGTCATGATTTCTAACAGTTTCACATAATGTTATGTTGTCATTAGCTTCTCTAGTTTCTGAATGTAATTGGTTGGTGGAATTTACATTTCTCATGTGGATCATATGGTTTACTGTTTAAAAATTCTATTTCTAAGTAATATCATACTTTTTATCCACAATTGGAGCATTAAAAGAACTTAGTACTTTTAACACAGTTGATGATGTAGGATCTCTAATAAAACTACAAGAAATGGTTCTTTTTAAAATGTCAGAATTTAATGTTCAACAAAGCATTTAAAAGTACAAAGGTATTTTACAAAATGGGATCACCAAATGATTCTGGAGTCATTGAAGCCACTTATCTGATTATATAGGTATTTCTGTTTTCCTTGAAAATCGCCGATGACAATACTAAGTTATTTGTTGTTGGTGAGCTACACGTTCACACTAGGTCTTATAAACAACTTTCAGTCATGTTAATATGATAATGCTATAAATTGTTCTTTTCCCagaaaaaaattcttgaaCCAATGTTAATTCAACTTTGTTGCTAGAGTTGTTGATTctgagattttttttcattgtccCTTGCTTTCCTTGTATAGGAAATTTTAACAGTTTGTTACTTTAATCGATACCTCTATGGTGATGTAAGAACAGAAATTGGCATGCTGTTGAAATATGTTTTGGTAAATTTGATTCCTCATTGAGCATTGGCACATTTTTTTGACATCTCATCTAATTAACTTTGTTTTGGTCTTTTGTTAGAGCTGGGAGAAGACGGTTGACTGCCACAGCCCTGGGCAAGGGTTGATGCCGGCAAGCTTTAAAGTTAAGACTGTACCTCTTGATGGGATGAATGGAGCATTTGAGGAAGTTTTAGATCCTGATTTTGGTGAATCAGCCATTGGCCGTGTTGCACCTGTTGATTCAGGTAATCTAATTGTATTTTGCTGGTCGCTGTGTCATATTTGAAGTACTAGTTCAGTTTTATTAGAGTTTCCCTATAGCTGCTCAACTGCTGCAtatctttttctgttttcttttcattttgggtTGGGCTAAGTGCTGCATTCTTGATGTTCAATAAACAATCTTTCATGGTATAGTTTTAGGAGAGCATATGGACATTACAATCTTAGAATAGGCATAAATAgtgtttgatttttattttaactacTTTGACAGGGTTGTGGTGGATCATCTTGTTGAGAGCTTATGGAAAGATCACTGGTGATTATGCATTACAAGAAAGGGTAGATTTCCAGACAGGCATAAGGCTGGTCCTTAATCTGTGTTTAAAAAATGGATTTGACATGTTTCCTACCCTGTTAGTCACTGATGGTTCCTGTATGATTGATAGACGGATGGGTATTCATGGACACCCTCTTGAAATCCAAGTAAGttggaaaatttaaaaatgtgTAGTGCCTTTGTACATGTCATATCCTAGGCTCCTAGCTGGATGCTGCCCTGTGTTTGCCTCCTTATTTGTCCCATTATCTTTCTTGCTTCTTATTGCCTTTGGTTTTATTTACTTAACAAATCTGATTTTACAGGCGCTGTTCTATTCAGCTCTAAGATGCTCCCGTGAAATGCTCATTGTCAATGATGGCACAAAAGATTTGGTGGCTGCAATCAATAACCGACTTAGTGCACTCTCATTTCATATGAGAGAATATTATTGGGTGGATATGAAGAAGATCAACGAGATTTATCGTTACAAGACAGAGGAATATTCTACAGATGCTGTCAACAAGTTCAATATCTATCCAGATCAAATTCCATCTTGGTTAGTTGATTGGATTCCTGAGGAAGGTGGTTACCTCATTGGCAATCTACAACCTGCTCATATGGATTTTAGGTTCTTCACACTTGGAAATCTTTGGTCTATTGTATCATCTCTGGGTACCCACAAACAGAATGAGggtattttaaatttgattgaaGCCAAATGGGATGATTTCGTGGCTCAAATGCCCCTTAAAATTTGTTACCCTGCTCTGGAGTATGAAGAATGGCGAATAATTACTGGTGGTGACCCAAAGAATACGTGAGGCtctctaaattttattttctttattactaCCACATTGTTCTGCAAATTTCCTGACTAGATGCTAGCTTTTTCTCCCGGTTGAAATTTTTACTTATGCACTGATTGTCTTCACTTGTAGGCCATGGTCATATCATAATGGTGGGTCTTGGCCAACACTCCTATGGCAGGTATTGATTCATTCAACGAGTTTCTTTGGATTGTCCCCCTTTCTATTGGGTTCTTTTTGTGGAAGGGATCCAGACAATTGGGAGAGTTATTATTACCATATTCCGCAACCAGATTATCTGATTTCTGTAACTGTCCTCTGTTATTATTTCAGTTCACCTTGGCTTGCATCAAGATGGGGAGGACCGAGTTAGCACAAAAGGCAGTGGATTTGGCAGAGAAGAGGCTTTCTGCGGATCAGTGGCCTGAATATTACGACACTAAAAGTGGGAGATTTATAGGCAAGCAATCCCGGCTTTTCCAGACGTGGACGATTGCTGGTTACCTAACCTCAAAGATGCTGTTGGAGAACCCTGAGAAGGCATCGTTGTTGTTGTGGGAGGAGGATTATGAACTTCTGGAGACTTGTGTTTGTGCACTCACCAAAACCGGTCGAAAGAAGTGTTCGCGCTTAGCTGCAAAATCTCAGATTGCGGTTTAGCGAGAAGGATCTCTTTATGCTCATAGGGATTCTTGGCACAGTGGTGAGGGTAATTAATAAAACCATACCAGATGATTTGGTGGTGACTTGGtctaaaacaagaaaaggcaTTAGAATTTCTCTGACAGCCAGCTTGTGTAAAATACATATTCTGTAGAACATTGATTGAAAGTACAGATTGATTTGTGGTTGAAAGGCAGAGTTTTAGGAGAGCCTTTTTAGCCCATATAGCCTATCTTTTTATGGCCCAACAATTCCATGTATCATGTACGCTGTTTACACGATTTAACAAATTGCTTTTCTTATTTCATTTTGTGGATCGAAATCAGGTTTGTCCGAGTTCAAGATTATTCAActttaaacttgaattttgtcTTGAATCGTATGATCGTATCCAAgcaaaatagagaaaaataaaaataaaaaaagatttccGGAAAATGAGTCGTTTTGCTGAAAGGCATTGCAGGTTTGTGTGTATATAGCACGTTACACAGAGACACCTTCTCGCGCCTTAAGCTAAGTTGCAGGAAGCAGTTGGGGAGCACATTCTGTGTGTTGTGTAGGGACAATACCACATTAGTCTTACATCTAAGTTCTAACACACATCACATGACCAGTTGTATGCACCCGAACTAGGTATGTCTTTCTCGTTTAGCACACATCACGTGACCGcttgtatatatgtatgcacCCAGAATTAGCATGTCTCTCTCATCCACAGTCACAGAATTAGCAAGTCTCTCTCACCCTTTTGAAGATTACTTGTATGTTAACTTATGGCGCAGTCTGCCTCTATTCCGTCATccatgaatgaatgaatgaaggtAGGAGGAGGAGGACCAAGGGTCTCATAGTTGGTCAACTACCAAAGATTATTCTATCTATGCCATGAGCTGGACTCTCGTACCGGGGGGGTCCATTGATTGTACAGTGAGTCCCCCGTGCATACACCAACAATTCTTCCTCTCTCGACAACTGCACCAAGAAAGATGCttgactttttttaaaacacaacaaaatttaaataaatcaCACACCTCAGAAACCTAAGATGTCCACAAATCATTGTTTTAGTGGGGTTCTAGGCATAAGTTTGAGGTGCATTTGAGTATTTTACCCAAATAACGATTATAgatttaaagagaaaaacttttcttgttttcattgaTGATTTAAGTACGACATTTTCCCATTTCTAAGTACAAAGTCTATGACTTCAACTATTGAGTATGAAAGACTTTAGGTAAAACTGCAACtcgaaaaacccaaaaaagaaaaagaaaaaaccaacttGACCAGAAGCTGCTTTCATATTTTCACTGCCtttatgttattttcttttactttccaTTGCTGCCCCCTTAATTTACGAAGCAAGTTCATCGCTTGTCGAGGCTCTGAAGAGGTTAAGCCGAGTGTCGCCGAGGCGGAGAGAGTAAAGAGTGTTCTTGTACTCACCCCAAGTGAAGGGTTTGTAGAGACGAGGCTTCTCTGGTGTGACCATTTCGGGAAGAGCATTGATGCATGCATTTAGGGGTGGAGTTGCAAAATATGCCATGGACATTCTTGACTTGGAGTTGGAGGAGTTGTTTAAAGCTCTGTGCCTCACGCTCACAAATCTTCCATTTGTCATGGCCTTCACATTAGGGACATTAATTATTGGATAAAACacaactaattaataaaaaattagagaagtctcaattatatatttttgtatagtgaaaaagaaaaaagaaaaaaaggtttcAATTATGTAATTCcacaatataaaaaataataataaaaaagtttgaATTATGTATGAGtagttgttttcatttcttttttctccgACAACGAATTATGCATGAGTAGTTGTTttcgtttcttttttctccGACCAAAAGGAAGTATCTTTTATCCCAAGACATGACTACCTTAAATGAGCATCTTTCTTAGGTTGCATCTGGGTGTCCCTTGAAGAAGTTATGGCAACcatatcttttattttcttttaaagttcTTTTAGCTACTTTGGAAGACGTTATGactacctttttttctttctatttgtCTACTAGAGGAATGTCAATTTATTGTTACCAACGATCAAGGATTTTACGTTATTTTATATTGAGGAAAAAGTTTACTGTAAtggattttatatttttattatatctATATCGATCGCATCTTTAATCACGTGACGAGAGATGTATGAAATCCGAATCACATAGACAAATTCCAAGCACATATATTCAAAGGAAGAAGTATCCTTAACAAGGACCCAACCAAAGGGAACATATCATGATAAATGGCACTGATGACTGACTGAATAGGTGGTTATGATATTCCTCAGAGAAGTTTAGGAAGAAAGCTTTGgatttggagagagagaagagagagaatctaGGCTGCCCAACCCAACGGCCCATAAATGGCATACTgaccaacaaacaaaaccactTTTCAGTTCCATCTGGCTGGCTAGTCATTCAATTATCCCAGTGTCTAGTCATCAATCCCCCCCGTGCCCCACAACTAACTCTGATTGGTTATGGACTGATATGGTGGGCCCCCACTTCACCATCAATACAAAAGCTTACATGCAGTCAAAATGGCAGTGATTTACCCAAATCAATTCTC
The window above is part of the Prunus dulcis chromosome 1, ALMONDv2, whole genome shotgun sequence genome. Proteins encoded here:
- the LOC117618091 gene encoding alkaline/neutral invertase A, mitochondrial-like, which encodes MSSSNCIGIYTMRPCCRILMGYGSRSSSVFGSPQPKLNDIVTHNLSKLQSRRQKRSCNSQIVGYIGVIDPNRRVFSVSDSNWGQTRVCKTTSRVGNTSSSRRGILVIPNVASDIRNHSTSVETQVNGKTSFESIYIQGGLNVKPLVIEKIETDHGDVVREEESRVEVNGSNVNVNIGNSKGLNDTKDERELSDIEKEAWSLLRDSVVSYCGNPVGTLAATDPADKTPLNYDQVFIRDFVPSALAFLLNGEADIVKNFLLHTLQLQSWEKTVDCHSPGQGLMPASFKVKTVPLDGMNGAFEEVLDPDFGESAIGRVAPVDSGLWWIILLRAYGKITGDYALQERVDFQTGIRLVLNLCLKNGFDMFPTLLVTDGSCMIDRRMGIHGHPLEIQALFYSALRCSREMLIVNDGTKDLVAAINNRLSALSFHMREYYWVDMKKINEIYRYKTEEYSTDAVNKFNIYPDQIPSWLVDWIPEEGGYLIGNLQPAHMDFRFFTLGNLWSIVSSLGTHKQNEGILNLIEAKWDDFVAQMPLKICYPALEYEEWRIITGGDPKNTPWSYHNGGSWPTLLWQFTLACIKMGRTELAQKAVDLAEKRLSADQWPEYYDTKSGRFIGKQSRLFQTWTIAGYLTSKMLLENPEKASLLLWEEDYELLETCVCALTKTGRKKCSRLAAKSQIAV